The genomic DNA TGTAAGCATAGTTGTTgggcggcggcggtgctTGCGACGGGTACGGCTGCGGAGGCGCGAGGTTTGAACTGGGCCGGCGGATGTGGCCGACTCTCGAGTTTGGTCGCGAGAGGTGGTGGGGAGGTTGCGGCGAGGGTCCTCGCTGCTGAAAGGGCATGCCATTCCCAATGGGTGGTGACATGGACGGGGCGCCATGCCTGATGTGCTGGAATTGCGAGTGTTGCATGTGAGGAGGGATCATGGCATGCTCGGGTGGGGTGTGCGAGTCGCGTGGAAGCGCGCCGCCCTCTTCgtcctcatcatcgtcgtcgtcgccgtccTTTTTGCCCATAAAGTCCTCTGGACCTTTGTGTTCGTGTGCGCCGCCATACTGCGTGACCTGTCAGTTTCATTCCATCTTAGCGCAACTCTCAATCCACGGCAGAAGGGAAGGTGCATACATATTGGTACCGGCCAATGGTTTCGTTGATGTCGCCAGACGAGAACTCGTACAGCTTCTTGTTATGGCCGAAGATGATGACGGCAACGTCTACCGAGCACAGCACAGAGAGCTCATGCGCCTTCTTGAATAGGCCGCCTTTGCGCTTGAGGAAGGTGCTGTGGCAGGTCAGTTGGGTTCGGATGCGCACGTGTGGCTGGTGGCTCAACTTACACGGAGCGGTTCCGGTCGTCCTTGATGGCCTTGATCTCGATCTTTCTGCGACCCATGGTGGACTTGAATACTAGACGTCAAAGCTCATGGAGTGGCGATGAAGGGTGCGCGTATTTTTGGGGGGACTAGTCGAGGGCTCTTGGGGAACAAAAGAAGATGGCAATGGTACTAGCTTGCGCGGCAGCGGCCTGATCACGAAGACGTTCAGCGTTTCAGCACCGGCAACGCAAGAGCCAGCGGGATTAGGAGGTGGGCGGCGAGAGTCGGCGCTGCAGATGTGCAAAAGCTTTCCGCGACTTCAGGGCTATATGGCTGTGATGCGCGACACGTCGATGCCTTGCTGCACTCACAGTCGCTGTGAGGCTCTGAACGTGATGTGCAGAGGAAACCATCATGGAGTGGGTGGGCGCCCCTATATTTAGAAAAGCGGCGTCTGCGGAGCCCAGGCCATGCAATCGCTAAATTGCCCGCTTGGAGCATATTTGGTACGTTTGGAGCACCGGGCCACGTCGACTGCGCCCTCGTTATTGGGCGTGCAATTTGTGCCTCCATCATCCCACCGCTGACCTAGCCGATTCTGGGCTGTTTACTCCACTATGCGACGCCCACAAGGGCTATTTTAAGGACATATCAGGGCCGGGGTCCAGCGGCCTCACACAGCTATCACGCCCTGGATGGCATTGCAGTCACAGATTGAGTCGACCAGTGTCTTTTACCGGCATGGCGCCAGACGACAAATGCCCTATGCGAAGGTGCCCTAGGATATGCAAAGTCCATCTTACCGGCTCCAACTGTCAAACGAGCCTCGCTATTCTTTGCTCGCTACATCCGTCCCGAACAGGACGCGGCGCTTGCAGAAGAGATGGCGACGCTCGGAGAATTCTGACCCTTTGCCTTGAGCGGAGGCATCTGGCCTGTGTACGGATTGTGCGGCATTGCACCTCCTGGTGCGCCTTTGCACCCTGTGCCGAGCCCAAATCTGCTCGCAACACAAGGCGGAGCACCTACCCGACCCCAATGGTCAAACTCTAGCCTCAGCAGCCCGTAAAGGGACGTCCTTGTGTTCTGCCCGCACCTGCCCTTCAACCCACCTGCCACCATAATTTGTTATTATCCCACCCGTCCCGTCCACTATCAAGACCAACCCCACTTCCCCGCCGTGTGCGGCACGGCAATACCCAGGCGATTTTGATTCCTCGACATATGCCATCCTTTCTTCCTTCTGCAGGCACAGGCACAGGCACGCCGCATGCTGACAGTTCGGAACACGACCAAACAGAGCAATTGCAACTCGTCTCCCTCCATGTCCTAAGCTTGATGTCGGAATAGGCCTGCAGCACGCGCTTCCTAGCGCGATCGCCAGTCAGGCCCCAAACGCGATATTTTTAGCAGTACATGCTGGGATGACGCACCTCATTGACTGGTCGGCCCAACTACGTCGACACTCCAGAACGTCATACGTTGCTAAGCTTCTGTCCATCTGCCTTTTTTTCCTTTTGCGTTGCCGTCACATCCCAGTTGACAAGATGATCTGACTGGGCTAACCGCCAGCGCCGCAACGTCGTTGGATATTTACCACTAGCTTGTGCTTTCTTATTCGTACAACCTCACTACTAGCTCCGTAGTCTGTGTGACTTACACTCTTCGCCTGCTGAAGCGAGACATGTGCCGCAACCTGACAGCCGTTCGAGGCACGGTTGGGGTTTCTAATTGAAGCTTTTTCGACCGCTCGACATCACTCAGCATCACATGGACAATCATGAATCCTCCAGTCGAGCGGAAGATAAGGCGGCCCGATGCGTCTAGTTCATCTATCAGATGCAGGTACAGTCCTCGGTTGTTATTCTTAGTCGTGTATACACTCCCGACAACCGTTCCTTCGTCACCTCCCAGTAGCCTGAACCCCTCATCGACCTGTCAGATGCAGTTACCACCTGTCGGGTTATTCTTGGTCGCACACTAGCCCTCGAGTAGTTTACATCTCCAACCGCCTGAATGTGGACCCAACCTGAGACCGTGAACGCGTGGTCGATGCAGGTACCCAACACCATGTATGCAGTAACACAGCTCATCTTATTCGCTGAAAGCTATCATGACTTCTCCGATCCACCTCCCCTCTTGGTCAGATGTTATTCTTGGGACGCGCCTACAGCCCCCTTGATATACAGGCTTCAATATCAAAATGATATGCACCTACATACTCATCATCGACAGCCACGAGTTGGCGGCGCCTACAGATGATACATGCTCAGAAGAAGGGGTAGCTGATGAGCAAGTTGAAAATAGAACGATGAAGCTTACGCGTTGTGACTAACAGAGGCAGTTATGATGAGCAAACAGTGTCAGAGGGGAGGGGAGCCGGCGTCAAAGACAACTACGATGATCGAACCATCGTTCGAGAACCATGGCTTTTGTCATTCCATATTATTCAGCAACCAGCCCTGGCATGGGATCCAGTACAGCGTCTTCGTCAAGTTCTCGTCAAGTTTAACAAACTATGGAAATCCTACACAGGCATCTACCTATCATAAGCTAAACCCCGATATCCCTCCAGAAAAAGCCAGAAAAGCACTACCTACAATAGGACTACCGAACCCCTTTAGCGTTAATATCGATCTAGACCTCATCTGTACATGTCTGGATGAACATGCTATCACTGTTGACAATCTTAACATCCGCTATCTGAGTCTCCGATCCATTATGAATTTCACAATAGGAGAACAGCCACAATATCCATCCAAAATCTCACGTCATGACACACAACCCACTCACCCACTCAACACAAAACAAAAACACACATCAATTGCAGGTGAACAATCGTAGGATTTTCGACTTATGTACAAAAGGATATCCATCCGAAAGGCGTGATTTGGGCCAAGACAAGCTCTGGCTGGAATGATGAAACTGTTTAAGAACTTGTGTGTTCAGACTTTTTTAGTACCTACACTGTTGGCTCGGAATGTCGCTGCAAAAGCATACCACATCTCCCCTATGCTGACAATTCCCCCAAGGGTAATATTGATATTTTGACACGCAATTTACTGGTCAAGCTCGACATAGTTGGCGGGGAAGAGACCAGACTGGCCGTTGAAGCTACCGAGCCACCAGTCCTCGTCTGGGAATTCCTGTAAGGTGTAAGTGAGTGTTTGCTAATTGGGTCAAATTTACTTACCAGTCCGGTGATAGTGGCGCCTTCGGGGAAGCTTAGCTCGTTGTCTTCAGCAGCTTCATAGTCGTAAAGTGCAGTGGCGGTGGGGCCGGAACTAGCAGCGGGTGCTGCGGCGGGCTCTTGCTCGTGTGCTGAGGGATGTGcgggtggtggtggtgcagCACCGCCATTGTCCTCATCTTCGACCAACTCGACATAGTTGGCTGGGAACAGACCACGCTCGCCTTGAGAGTTTGTGCCCATCCACCAGTCGTCGTCTACCATGTCGATATCAGTGACGTATTCACCCTCGCGGAGCTCGACTTCGTTGTCCTCTGCCTTCTCGTAGTCGTATTGGATGACTGCACGCTTGCCTGAGCCGCCTGCAGCTGCACCCTCATCGTCATCGTGACCAGCAGCAATGGCAGCGCCAACAGCTGCACCGCCTACCGCGGCAGCGCCGAAGGTAGCAGCTGCAACAGCGGCACCAGCACCACGAGCAGGATCCTTGGCTTCCACTTGAGGCTCTGGGGACATGTCGCGAGATTGCTTAGCTGCTTGCTCGAGGGATCGAGCAGGCATAGGTGGCGCGTGTTCCTCGGCAGGAGCCATTTCTTCCGGTTGCCTTCCCCGAGCAACAGGCATAGCGATGCGAACAGGTGAACCAGAAGGTTCGGGAGATGGGCTGCGGG from Pyrenophora tritici-repentis strain M4 chromosome 8, whole genome shotgun sequence includes the following:
- a CDS encoding ARG80, Regulator arginine metabolism; translated protein: MGRRKIEIKAIKDDRNRSVTFLKRKGGLFKKAHELSVLCSVDVAVIIFGHNKKLYEFSSGDINETIGRYQYVCTFPSAVD